Proteins from a genomic interval of Gossypium hirsutum isolate 1008001.06 chromosome A09, Gossypium_hirsutum_v2.1, whole genome shotgun sequence:
- the LOC107889131 gene encoding FCS-Like Zinc finger 10 isoform X1: MDDNLMADPDSESIFRSDALGLRHISSSLFNIPGFLVGFSAKGSSDSDAVRSPTSPLDLRVFANLSNPFSVKSPQSPSQNGYRKKWDCNKIDLGIVNLLADENKPNGEKLGFPKRKNIIFRPRMKTELPCSSRYSHEFLGNSMKSNSLPRNYIISQLFQARKPETKSGDSSLVFGNEEVPLETKPDSWLSASFIASTQSSDSSPKNFCSENRTIGINSSPQLVSKPSSLPTPLGHTSGSLSAHEIELSEDYTCIISHGPNPKTTRIFGDCILECHIDELTNFDKTAEQLPRFAKNTETLTAYPSDEFLSFCYSCKKKFEKDDDIYMYRGEKAFCSTDCRSEEIFAEEEMEKTCNKTSDDSPEHSDNEDLFVIGMPVNM; this comes from the exons ATGGATGATAATCTGATGGCTGATCCTGATTCGGAGTCCATTTTTCGCTCCGATGCATTGGGCTTACGGCATATTAGCAGCTCACTTTTCAATATTCCTGGTTTCCTGGTTGGGTTTAGCGCTAAGGGTTCTTCAGATTCTGATGCAGTACGAAGTCCTACATCTCCTCTTGATTTGAGAGTTTTTGCGAATCTTAGCAACCCTTTTAGTGTTAAGTCTCCTCAATCGCCATCCCAAAATGGTTACCGGAAGAAATGGGATTGTAATAAGATAGATTTAGGCATTGTGAATTTGCTTGCTGATGAAAATAAACCCAATGGTGAAAAACTCGGGTTCCCAAAgagaaagaatataatatttAGGCCACGGATGAAGACTGAACTTCCTTGTTCCTCGAGGTATTCACACGAATTCCTCGGAAATTCTATGAAATCCAATTCTTTGCCTAGGAATTACATAATTTCACAACTTTTCCAAGCCAGAAAACCCGAGACCAAGTCCGGAGATTCTAGTCTTGTCTTTGGAAATGAGGAAGTGCCATTAGAAACCAAACCAGATTCCTGGCTTTCCGCTTCCTTTATAGCTTCTACCCAAAGCTCTGATTCAAGTCCCAAAAATTTTTGTTCGGAGAATAGAACCATCGGCATTAATAGTTCACCTCAACTGGTAAGTAAGCCAAGTTCACTTCCTACACCTCTTGGCCATACCTCGGGATCTCTCTCCGCGCACGAGATAGAGCTTTCGGAAGATTATACTTGTATCATTTCTCATGGTCCAAACCCGAAAACAACTCGCATTTTTGGTGACTGTATTTTGGAATGTCACATCGATGAGTTGACCAATTTTGATAAAACAGCTGAACAATTGCCTCGATTCGCTAAGAACACGGAGACGTTAACCGCTTACCCTTCTGATGAGTTCTTGAGCTTCTGTTACTCTTGCAAGAAAAAGTTCGAGAAAGATGACGACATTTATATGTACAG GGGGGAAAAGGCGTTTTGCAGTACTGATTGCCGCTCCGAGGAGATTTTTGCAGAGGAAGAAATGGAGAAAACCTGTAATAAGACCTCCGATGATTCTCCTGAGCATAGTGACAACGAGGATCTCTTCGTAATAGGTATGCCTGTTAACATGTAA
- the LOC107889131 gene encoding FCS-Like Zinc finger 10 isoform X2: protein MDDNLMADPDSESIFRSDALGLRHISSSLFNIPGFLVGFSAKGSSDSDAVRSPTSPLDLRVFANLSNPFSVKSPQSPSQNGYRKKWDCNKIDLGIVNLLADENKPNGEKLGFPKRKNIIFRPRMKTELPCSSRYSHEFLGNSMKSNSLPRNYIISQLFQARKPETKSGDSSLVFGNEEVPLETKPDSWLSASFIASTQSSDSSPKNFCSENRTIGINSSPQLVSKPSSLPTPLGHTSGSLSAHEIELSEDYTCIISHGPNPKTTRIFGDCILECHIDELTNFDKTAEQLPRFAKNTETLTAYPSDEFLSFCYSCKKKFEKDDDIYMGEKAFCSTDCRSEEIFAEEEMEKTCNKTSDDSPEHSDNEDLFVIGMPVNM from the exons ATGGATGATAATCTGATGGCTGATCCTGATTCGGAGTCCATTTTTCGCTCCGATGCATTGGGCTTACGGCATATTAGCAGCTCACTTTTCAATATTCCTGGTTTCCTGGTTGGGTTTAGCGCTAAGGGTTCTTCAGATTCTGATGCAGTACGAAGTCCTACATCTCCTCTTGATTTGAGAGTTTTTGCGAATCTTAGCAACCCTTTTAGTGTTAAGTCTCCTCAATCGCCATCCCAAAATGGTTACCGGAAGAAATGGGATTGTAATAAGATAGATTTAGGCATTGTGAATTTGCTTGCTGATGAAAATAAACCCAATGGTGAAAAACTCGGGTTCCCAAAgagaaagaatataatatttAGGCCACGGATGAAGACTGAACTTCCTTGTTCCTCGAGGTATTCACACGAATTCCTCGGAAATTCTATGAAATCCAATTCTTTGCCTAGGAATTACATAATTTCACAACTTTTCCAAGCCAGAAAACCCGAGACCAAGTCCGGAGATTCTAGTCTTGTCTTTGGAAATGAGGAAGTGCCATTAGAAACCAAACCAGATTCCTGGCTTTCCGCTTCCTTTATAGCTTCTACCCAAAGCTCTGATTCAAGTCCCAAAAATTTTTGTTCGGAGAATAGAACCATCGGCATTAATAGTTCACCTCAACTGGTAAGTAAGCCAAGTTCACTTCCTACACCTCTTGGCCATACCTCGGGATCTCTCTCCGCGCACGAGATAGAGCTTTCGGAAGATTATACTTGTATCATTTCTCATGGTCCAAACCCGAAAACAACTCGCATTTTTGGTGACTGTATTTTGGAATGTCACATCGATGAGTTGACCAATTTTGATAAAACAGCTGAACAATTGCCTCGATTCGCTAAGAACACGGAGACGTTAACCGCTTACCCTTCTGATGAGTTCTTGAGCTTCTGTTACTCTTGCAAGAAAAAGTTCGAGAAAGATGACGACATTTATAT GGGGGAAAAGGCGTTTTGCAGTACTGATTGCCGCTCCGAGGAGATTTTTGCAGAGGAAGAAATGGAGAAAACCTGTAATAAGACCTCCGATGATTCTCCTGAGCATAGTGACAACGAGGATCTCTTCGTAATAGGTATGCCTGTTAACATGTAA
- the LOC107889132 gene encoding MAR-binding filament-like protein 1-1 isoform X1 produces MGFMIGSSCYLQAPVSNSQVRFPSSLSVSFNIRNGETKRKRWKTRNFRPPMACLTHEDPNDDVSGKRRAVLLVGISILPLLQLRSQALEGSTLRRERPRKSKSLEEGTRELPTEVATGKSTEESDVNKPEESQIAVFELNKPEESRKLEESWGDSRSNPFLSLLNGLGVFGASVLGALNALVQKEKNTNNEILESIKIELQEKEVAIIMMEKDFESKLLIEREERTKQLKEAKEEQLALMDQLNSANSTITGLGRELNNEKRLIEKLKVQIDSLQNNLSEVGEEKRSLKQELKEKLNSVDVLREKVNLLGSELNDKEVSIQKLSTLLAGKESEFKNLITTYKQTEEELGKAHLEIRSLKEELQRNRSELESESSLVDELNARVSSLVVERDNSMREFVSLQEEYNDLKLLSENKAVADAELLGERENEIRLLKEKLELALNDVSENKTIAADLNKEKESLERALEMELHGGKNLKEELLLVEETLSKSRSEVSYLSEQLKQSRIHCKELESDVSRVTTKFYETKERLQANLDEAKQNSVVLASELTTTKELLKKTLEERQTFSRELTSMTENRNTLQRELIDAYKRVEAISSDLKEEKKHVSSLNQERQALENQIVKDKEARKSLETNLEEATNSLDEVNQKILKLSRDLEIANAKISSLEDEKMVLYKTLTEQKNASKEARENMEDAHSIVMTLNRERESLEKRVKKLKEELASAKGEILRLRSRINSSKAPVNDQPQQKDETETKVTVSARKSRRKKGSSQ; encoded by the exons atggGTTTCATGATAGGGAGTTCTTGTTATTTGCAAGCTCCCGTTTCCAATTCTCAAGTACGGTTCCCATCTTCTTTATCCGTTTCCTTTAATATCAGAAATGGAGAAACCAAGAGGAAGAGGTGGAAGACGAGAAATTTCAGGCCTCCAATGGCTTGCTTGACCCATGAAGACCCAAACGATGACGTTTCCGGCAAGAGGAGGGCTGTTCTTCTTGTGGGTATTTCAATCCTTCCTTTATTGCAACTTAGATCCCAAGCTCTTGAAGGCTCCACCTTAA GGAGAGAGAGGCCGAGAAAGAGTAAAAGTCTAGAAGAAGGAACTAGAGAGCTGCCGACGGAAGTTGCTACTGGTAAAAGCACTG AAGAAAGTGACGTAAACAAACCTGAGGAAAGCCAAATTGCTGTATTTGAGCTGAATAAACCAGAGGAAAGCCGAAAGCTGGAG GAATCATGGGGAGATTCACGATCTAACCCCTTTCTGTCCCTCCTAAATGGTCTTGGAGTATTTGGTGCCAGTGTGCTTGGTGCACTCAACGCTTTGGTTCAGAAGGAGAAGAACACAAACAATGAAATCCTGGAATCA ATAAAAATCGAATTGCAAGAAAAGGAAGTTGCAATTATCATGATGGAGAAAGACTTTGAGTCAAAGCTATTAATAGAACGGGAAGAACGAACCAAGCAACTCAAAGAGGCAAAAGAAGAACAGCTGGCTTTAATGGATCAACTAAATTCAGCTAATAGTACAATTACCGGCTTAGGACGTGAACTTAATAATGAGAAGAGGTTAATTGAGAAGCTTAAAGTTCAAATAGACAGTCTTCAGAATAACCTTTCGGAAGTCGGGGAAGAGAAAAGGTCTCTCAAACAAGAGCTGAAGGAAAAGCTCAATTCCGTTGATGTCCTACGAGAAAAAGTTAACTTGCTTGGTTCAGAACTTAATGATAAGGAAGTTAGTATTCAAAAGCTCAGTACTTTACTTGCAGGAAAAGAATCCGAGTTCAAGAACTTGATCACTACCTACAAACAAACCGAGGAAGAACTTGGCAAAGCACATTTGGAGATCAGAAGTCTGAAAGAAGAATTGCAGAGAAATCGAAGTGAACTCGAATCCGAAAGTTCTTTAGTTGATGAATTAAATGCAAGGGTGAGTTCTTTAGTGGTTGAAAGAGATAATTCTATGCGGGAGTTCGTTTCTCTTCAGGAGgagtacaatgatttgaaactgTTGTCTGAAAATAAGGCAGTGGCTGATGCTGAGCTTTTGGGGGAAAGAGAAAATGAAATCCGGCTGCTAAAGGAAAAACTCGAGCTTGCTCTGAACGATGTGAGTGAAAATAAAACAATTGCTGCTGATTTGAACAAGGAAAAGGAAAGCCTGGAGCGAGCACTGGAGATGGAATTGCACGGTGGAAAGAACCTGAAAGAAGAACTCCTACTTGTTGAGGAAACTCTTTCAAAGTCCCGGAGTGAAGTTTCTTATCTGTCTGAACAACTGAAGCAATCGAGAATCCATTGTAAAGAGCTTGAGTCTGATGTTTCAAGGGTTACGACCAAGTTTTATGAAACTAAAGAAAGACtgcaagccaaccttgatgaggCAAAACAAAACAGTGTAGTTCTGGCCAGTGAACTCACAACTACAAAAGAGCTTCTGAAGAAAACCTTGGAAGAGCGGCAAACTTTTTCTCGTGAGTTGACTTCCATGACCGAAAACCGGAATACCCTTCAAAGGGAATTGATAGATGCTTATAAAAGAGTAGAAGCCATATCCAGTGAtttgaaagaagagaaaaagcaTGTTTCTTCATTAAACCAGGAAAGACAGGCTTTAGAGAATCAGATTGTGAAAGACAAGGAAGCAAGAAAATCACTCGAAACCAACCTGGAAGAGGCTACCAACTCACTCGATGAAGTGAACCAAAAAATATTGAAACTTTCCAGAGATCTGGAAATCGCTAATGCTAAAATATCGAGTCTCGAGGATGAGAAAATGGTTCTCTATAAAACACTTACCGAGCAGAAGAATGCATCGAAAGAAGCTCGAGAAAACATGGAAGATGCTCATAGCATTGTGATGACACTGAACAGGGAAAGGGAGAGTCTCGAAAAGCGAGTGAAGAAACTCAAGGAAGAATTGGCTTCTGCTAAGGGTGAAATATTAAGGTTAAGAAGTCGAATAAATTCATCCAAAGCTCCCGTAAATGATCAGCCGCAACAGAAAGATGAAACCGAAACAAAAGTCACTGTAAGTGCAAGGAAAAGCAGAAGGAAAAAGGGTAGCTCACAGTGA
- the LOC107889132 gene encoding MAR-binding filament-like protein 1-1 isoform X2, with amino-acid sequence MGFMIGSSCYLQAPVSNSQVRFPSSLSVSFNIRNGETKRKRWKTRNFRPPMACLTHEDPNDDVSGKRRAVLLVGISILPLLQLRSQALEGSTLRRERPRKSKSLEEGTRELPTEVATEESDVNKPEESQIAVFELNKPEESRKLEESWGDSRSNPFLSLLNGLGVFGASVLGALNALVQKEKNTNNEILESIKIELQEKEVAIIMMEKDFESKLLIEREERTKQLKEAKEEQLALMDQLNSANSTITGLGRELNNEKRLIEKLKVQIDSLQNNLSEVGEEKRSLKQELKEKLNSVDVLREKVNLLGSELNDKEVSIQKLSTLLAGKESEFKNLITTYKQTEEELGKAHLEIRSLKEELQRNRSELESESSLVDELNARVSSLVVERDNSMREFVSLQEEYNDLKLLSENKAVADAELLGERENEIRLLKEKLELALNDVSENKTIAADLNKEKESLERALEMELHGGKNLKEELLLVEETLSKSRSEVSYLSEQLKQSRIHCKELESDVSRVTTKFYETKERLQANLDEAKQNSVVLASELTTTKELLKKTLEERQTFSRELTSMTENRNTLQRELIDAYKRVEAISSDLKEEKKHVSSLNQERQALENQIVKDKEARKSLETNLEEATNSLDEVNQKILKLSRDLEIANAKISSLEDEKMVLYKTLTEQKNASKEARENMEDAHSIVMTLNRERESLEKRVKKLKEELASAKGEILRLRSRINSSKAPVNDQPQQKDETETKVTVSARKSRRKKGSSQ; translated from the exons atggGTTTCATGATAGGGAGTTCTTGTTATTTGCAAGCTCCCGTTTCCAATTCTCAAGTACGGTTCCCATCTTCTTTATCCGTTTCCTTTAATATCAGAAATGGAGAAACCAAGAGGAAGAGGTGGAAGACGAGAAATTTCAGGCCTCCAATGGCTTGCTTGACCCATGAAGACCCAAACGATGACGTTTCCGGCAAGAGGAGGGCTGTTCTTCTTGTGGGTATTTCAATCCTTCCTTTATTGCAACTTAGATCCCAAGCTCTTGAAGGCTCCACCTTAA GGAGAGAGAGGCCGAGAAAGAGTAAAAGTCTAGAAGAAGGAACTAGAGAGCTGCCGACGGAAGTTGCTACTG AAGAAAGTGACGTAAACAAACCTGAGGAAAGCCAAATTGCTGTATTTGAGCTGAATAAACCAGAGGAAAGCCGAAAGCTGGAG GAATCATGGGGAGATTCACGATCTAACCCCTTTCTGTCCCTCCTAAATGGTCTTGGAGTATTTGGTGCCAGTGTGCTTGGTGCACTCAACGCTTTGGTTCAGAAGGAGAAGAACACAAACAATGAAATCCTGGAATCA ATAAAAATCGAATTGCAAGAAAAGGAAGTTGCAATTATCATGATGGAGAAAGACTTTGAGTCAAAGCTATTAATAGAACGGGAAGAACGAACCAAGCAACTCAAAGAGGCAAAAGAAGAACAGCTGGCTTTAATGGATCAACTAAATTCAGCTAATAGTACAATTACCGGCTTAGGACGTGAACTTAATAATGAGAAGAGGTTAATTGAGAAGCTTAAAGTTCAAATAGACAGTCTTCAGAATAACCTTTCGGAAGTCGGGGAAGAGAAAAGGTCTCTCAAACAAGAGCTGAAGGAAAAGCTCAATTCCGTTGATGTCCTACGAGAAAAAGTTAACTTGCTTGGTTCAGAACTTAATGATAAGGAAGTTAGTATTCAAAAGCTCAGTACTTTACTTGCAGGAAAAGAATCCGAGTTCAAGAACTTGATCACTACCTACAAACAAACCGAGGAAGAACTTGGCAAAGCACATTTGGAGATCAGAAGTCTGAAAGAAGAATTGCAGAGAAATCGAAGTGAACTCGAATCCGAAAGTTCTTTAGTTGATGAATTAAATGCAAGGGTGAGTTCTTTAGTGGTTGAAAGAGATAATTCTATGCGGGAGTTCGTTTCTCTTCAGGAGgagtacaatgatttgaaactgTTGTCTGAAAATAAGGCAGTGGCTGATGCTGAGCTTTTGGGGGAAAGAGAAAATGAAATCCGGCTGCTAAAGGAAAAACTCGAGCTTGCTCTGAACGATGTGAGTGAAAATAAAACAATTGCTGCTGATTTGAACAAGGAAAAGGAAAGCCTGGAGCGAGCACTGGAGATGGAATTGCACGGTGGAAAGAACCTGAAAGAAGAACTCCTACTTGTTGAGGAAACTCTTTCAAAGTCCCGGAGTGAAGTTTCTTATCTGTCTGAACAACTGAAGCAATCGAGAATCCATTGTAAAGAGCTTGAGTCTGATGTTTCAAGGGTTACGACCAAGTTTTATGAAACTAAAGAAAGACtgcaagccaaccttgatgaggCAAAACAAAACAGTGTAGTTCTGGCCAGTGAACTCACAACTACAAAAGAGCTTCTGAAGAAAACCTTGGAAGAGCGGCAAACTTTTTCTCGTGAGTTGACTTCCATGACCGAAAACCGGAATACCCTTCAAAGGGAATTGATAGATGCTTATAAAAGAGTAGAAGCCATATCCAGTGAtttgaaagaagagaaaaagcaTGTTTCTTCATTAAACCAGGAAAGACAGGCTTTAGAGAATCAGATTGTGAAAGACAAGGAAGCAAGAAAATCACTCGAAACCAACCTGGAAGAGGCTACCAACTCACTCGATGAAGTGAACCAAAAAATATTGAAACTTTCCAGAGATCTGGAAATCGCTAATGCTAAAATATCGAGTCTCGAGGATGAGAAAATGGTTCTCTATAAAACACTTACCGAGCAGAAGAATGCATCGAAAGAAGCTCGAGAAAACATGGAAGATGCTCATAGCATTGTGATGACACTGAACAGGGAAAGGGAGAGTCTCGAAAAGCGAGTGAAGAAACTCAAGGAAGAATTGGCTTCTGCTAAGGGTGAAATATTAAGGTTAAGAAGTCGAATAAATTCATCCAAAGCTCCCGTAAATGATCAGCCGCAACAGAAAGATGAAACCGAAACAAAAGTCACTGTAAGTGCAAGGAAAAGCAGAAGGAAAAAGGGTAGCTCACAGTGA
- the LOC107889134 gene encoding protein SYS1 homolog — protein sequence MFYGAVVWDPWLIVAQIVCLQCLYYLTLGAFLSFLVGTRVSRLSLVYFFDFATITTSTVTGWCVIASFLLSSIAGAGYMLYLIERAKKCLDFAATLYIIHLFICLIYGGWPSSITWWFVNGIGVAVMALLGEYLCIRRELKEIPITRYRSNV from the exons ATGTTCTATGGGGCGGTAGTATGGGATCCTTGGCTTATTGTAGCCCAAATTGTTTGCCTTCAATGTCTATATTACCTTACTCTTGGAGCCTTCTTGTCATTCCTCGTCGGCACCCGTGTTTCTCGTCTGAGTTTGGTCTATTTCTTCGACTTTGCTACCATCACTACGTCCACTGTTACTGGCTGGTGTGTCATCGCTTCGTTTCTGCTCAGCTCTATTGCAGG AGCTGGTTACATGCTTTATTTGATTGAAAGGGCAAAAAAGTGCTTGGATTTTGCAGCTACCCTCTATATTATCCATCTTTTTATATGCCTAATATATGGAGGTTGGCCTTCCTCAATAACATGGTGGTTTGTGAATGGTATTGGAGTTGCAGTGATGGCTTTGCTAGGTGAATATCTGTGCATTAGACGGGAACTCAAAGAGATTCCAATAACGCGATACCGATCAA ATGTTTGA